In Theileria annulata chromosome 3, complete sequence, *** SEQUENCING IN PROGRESS ***, the sequence taatattgtgtAGAGCTTTGAGGACTAAATAACTAGTAGTCGGAAGCAAGCAAAGTGATGGAGTACCTAAGACGTCAACTGAAAGGTTGTTAAGAGTAGTTTGAATAGATGCGCCTGTGGCTTTACTAGTTCTTATGAGATCATTTTCATCTACACGGCCGGCACAAAATACATTCTTATCTATAACCattattatacttaatacataaataaatttttaaaccaTGATTAgctatataactaattgTTTGGATGAAATTAGAAACACTGTAACGAACCTGCAAAATATTGTGTTGCTAAATCACCAATTGGTAATTTAGACAGAACTACGTTAGCTCCAAGTTTCACTGCATTTTCAAGCTTCTCAAATATTATCTGATATTCTGCATCTATTATCTTCTGATATTCCTACAATCATAATTATTCCATGCCACTGGttatttataattctatcaataaataattttaggaaaaaataaactctacaatgtaaataactaatttgTGGTTTATCctgtttaaaaaatacctgTGGATTATTAATCACGATTTCAGCATTCTCTTTTTCGGATTTCAGTTCCAATTCCAAATTAAGTAACAAAATCTTTGGATTAATGAATTTCTTCGGTTGTTGTTCTGCTCCCGCGTAGCTGAAGGTCTTCTTGAATGCGACACCCTTGACCAGGAGCGAGTCCTCACAGGAACCGCCTGTCACCTTCTTTACGCCAATCATATCCTCATCCAGATCTTCATCCAAAGTCGCCACTGCTTCCACGACCATTTCAGCAAAAAAAGTCTTATAACCGGATAACAACTTTGAATTAAAAGTGGTCTCAGCGCATTTCACCAATAATTCTCTCTTATCACTATTTACAAATTAGTCATTTAGGTAATTAgagtatatatatagatGGTATAATTGGTATAATCGTATAAATAGTGAGAATGTAGGACTAGGTAAGGGTATGCCTGATGTGATATAGATAAAAAAGCACCTTGAAGATTTGTTTGATAGATTAATTGCAACTTTATCAATGAGATTTAAAGCAACTTGACAAGCTTCAcgataatattttataataacCTGGGGATTTATCCCATCCAATATGAAAGCTTTAGCTTCATTCAATAATTCGCCTATACATCcattaaaataactataatTAAGGTAcaaaactaattaaattataaataacatCCCCGAGGATAAAGCATTTATACAAACCTGCTAAAACAGTAACTGAAGTTGTACCATCACCAACTTCATCGTCTTGTGATTTGGCAATATCAACGAGGACTGAGGCAGCTGGATGCGTGATATCGAGCAATTTCAAAACCGTAGCACCATCATTAGTTATTGTTACATCATTTTCTGTGTGTATCAACTTGTCCATTCCCCTAGGGCctacaattattattactcCAATGGGTAACTACTACACACATATAggttaaataatgataatttgtGGCAACTAAATAAgtaatttaatagttttGGTAGGAATCATGTGAATTTATGGGATACCTAGAGTAGTCTTGACACAATCAACAATTGCTTGGCAGgcattaatattactaatgATTTGGGCCTGACCCTGAGATGTATCGGTGCCTTCCTTCAATACAAGGATTGGCAAGTTCATTAAATGACTCATTTTTCAAACCCTTTGATAGATTCGGTgtaaattttgttatttattacttagatttattgattttagtttactgtttaaaatagtttataTGGAGAGGTAAAAAGCATGGAAATTTAGCAAAAAACTTTCTAACTACATTTGATtgtgaaaatgaaaatgatttaaGGGAGACGCAAGGAACCTCATATTATACTTCTTTCGACATCACACAATAATTCATATCTCTACTtctgaatataaaataaataatagttttcatgtggaaataataaattatgttattttccaaatcgctaaatataataaacttTTCTCcaactaattatataataataaggGAGTTTGCAACTCACAACAATTCTGTATCGATTTTACAGcaattttacaataaattGCCAATAaggaaaaaatatataaaggCTATAAAACGGGGAACCTTAATTTGGGATAAAGGACAAGTAAACacttttacacattttattcaaattatctCCTTTTTAATCTcttaaactaatttaaatcattttatttaaattaaaatagtatataattataattgttTTGATGATGGAATAGGTCAGAATTCCTCCGATAATAGCGGAAGGCTATGATCCGCCCAAGTACTGCTTATTACCCAACGAGAAGCACAGAAATAATCAGTACAAAGGTAGATTTGAGAATTTGACCTCTAAAAAAGTATCATTCTACGATTAATCTAATGATTTACACTATGTGGtgatataattatatactaatgtGTAGAATAGATGTTATCAATGATGATGATATAAGTGTGATTCTATCTCTTTTAACATagatatatatttaatagaGTAAACATTTGAGAAATAATGGGAAAGAGAGAGAATTGATATATATGTCAGTGTGAGAGTGAGTTATTAGACGGATACAGTTTTGGAAGATAACACCTCTTGGTAAAATCTTACCAAATTCCCAAAACTAGAGAAAAGCTGTAAGGTAATATTATTGCCAATTCtaatcaataatataaaacaaatgTTAACATGTTTTGGTTAATATTTGGATCAGATTCCCATGGGGtatgattttaatattaatttatttaaaattaatttttataaatttaattaacaattttGTGGTGGTAATTATTGTCAAATAATGGCTGATAGTGATTCTGATGAAGAAACCACCGAATCCCGTGTTACTAAGGGGAAGAGTATTTACGAAAGGGAAGATGATTA encodes:
- a CDS encoding T-complex protein 1 subunit, putative (note;~Tap-24g11.q1c.C.cand.175 - score = 33.94) gives rise to the protein MSHLMNLPILVLKEGTDTSQGQAQIISNINACQAIVDCVKTTLGPRGMDKLIHTENDVTITNDGATVLKLLDITHPAASVLVDIAKSQDDEVGDGTTSVTVLAGELLNEAKAFILDGINPQVIIKYYREACQVALNLIDKVAINLSNKSSSDKRELLVKCAETTFNSKLLSGYKTFFAEMVVEAVATLDEDLDEDMIGVKKVTGGSCEDSLLVKGVAFKKTFSYAGAEQQPKKFINPKILLLNLELELKSEKENAEIVINNPQEYQKIIDAEYQIIFEKLENAVKLGANVVLSKLPIGDLATQYFADKNVFCAGRVDENDLIRTSKATGASIQTTLNNLSVDVLGTCGVFEEVQIGSERYNMFTDCKSASTCTIVLRGGGQQFIDESERSLHDAIMIVRRATKCNTILPGAGAIEMLLSTYLLHYSLNTINPTDHLSTTNGINHVNGTNGVNKSLVGKRHIIMNGFAKALECIPRNLATNSGYNSNDLLSLLRNKYNKLQIVNGEIKVNNEENWYGIDCYKGSVCNAYVECIWEPSLVKKNSIYSATEAACLVLSVDETVKNQSRQQLQGALPQPR